The following coding sequences lie in one Prochlorococcus marinus XMU1412 genomic window:
- the tuf gene encoding elongation factor Tu: protein MAREKFERNKPHVNIGTIGHVDHGKTTLTAAITNVLAKKGQAQAQDYGDIDGAPEERERGITINTAHVEYETEGRHYAHVDCPGHADYVKNMITGAAQMDGAILVCAATDGPMAQTKEHILLAKQVGVPALVVALNKCDMVDDEEIIELVEMEIRELLDSYDFPGDDIPIVQVSGLKALEGDSTWESKIEELMKAVDASIPEPEREVDKPFLMAVEDVFSITGRGTVATGRIERGKVKVGEEVEIVGIRDTRVTTVTGVEMFRKLLDEGMAGDNVGLLLRGVQKEDIERGMVLVKKGSITPHTQFEGEVYVLKKEEGGRHTPFFAGYRPQFYIRTTDVTGQITAFTSDDGSNVEMVMPGDRIKMTGELICPVAIEQGMRFAIREGGRTIGAGVVSKILK from the coding sequence ATGGCTCGCGAGAAGTTCGAAAGAAACAAACCACATGTCAACATAGGTACTATTGGCCATGTTGATCATGGAAAAACAACACTAACAGCTGCTATTACAAATGTATTAGCTAAAAAAGGTCAAGCTCAAGCTCAAGACTATGGAGACATTGATGGTGCTCCTGAAGAAAGAGAGCGTGGCATTACCATTAATACAGCTCATGTTGAATATGAAACTGAAGGCAGACATTATGCTCATGTCGATTGCCCAGGACATGCTGATTATGTGAAAAACATGATCACAGGGGCCGCTCAGATGGATGGAGCTATTCTAGTTTGCGCAGCTACAGATGGTCCTATGGCTCAAACAAAAGAGCATATTCTTTTAGCTAAACAGGTTGGAGTTCCTGCTCTTGTAGTTGCTCTCAATAAGTGCGATATGGTCGATGATGAAGAAATCATTGAACTTGTCGAAATGGAAATTAGGGAACTGTTAGATAGTTATGACTTCCCAGGAGATGACATTCCTATAGTTCAAGTTTCAGGTTTAAAAGCTCTCGAAGGTGATTCTACTTGGGAATCAAAGATTGAAGAATTAATGAAAGCAGTTGATGCCAGCATTCCCGAACCAGAAAGAGAAGTTGATAAACCATTCTTAATGGCAGTTGAAGACGTTTTCTCAATTACTGGTAGAGGAACTGTTGCTACTGGAAGAATTGAAAGAGGTAAAGTTAAGGTTGGAGAAGAAGTAGAAATAGTTGGAATAAGAGATACAAGAGTAACAACTGTTACTGGAGTTGAAATGTTCCGAAAACTTCTTGACGAAGGTATGGCCGGCGATAATGTTGGCTTACTTTTACGAGGTGTCCAGAAAGAAGATATTGAGAGAGGAATGGTTCTTGTGAAGAAAGGATCTATTACACCTCATACTCAGTTTGAAGGAGAAGTTTATGTTCTCAAAAAAGAAGAGGGTGGAAGACATACTCCTTTCTTTGCAGGATATAGACCTCAGTTCTACATCAGAACAACTGATGTGACGGGCCAAATAACCGCATTTACCTCAGATGATGGCTCTAATGTTGAAATGGTTATGCCAGGAGACAGAATTAAGATGACTGGAGAATTAATTTGTCCAGTAGCTATTGAACAAGGTATGCGATTCGCCATACGTGAAGGTGGACGTACTATCGGTGCTGGAGTTGTTTCTAAAATTCTCAAATAA
- a CDS encoding LON peptidase substrate-binding domain-containing protein — protein MGELSVRELPLFPLPEVVLFPQEVLPLHIFESRYRIMLQSVLESDSMFGVIKWDPTTKSMANVGCCAQILKHQTAEDGRSNIITLGQQRFQVLEITRSTPFCSAMVSWISDDNIDDFQKLDSLKDSVKEALSDVINLTSKLTNTNKNLPDKLPENPMDLSFWIGAHLGGPVAEEQQRLLEERNTYTRLQREYEMLDHTRKQLAARTALKESFPDIKEN, from the coding sequence ATGGGAGAACTCTCTGTAAGGGAATTACCTTTATTTCCTTTGCCGGAGGTAGTCCTTTTTCCTCAAGAAGTATTGCCTTTACATATTTTTGAATCTAGATACAGGATTATGCTCCAATCTGTCCTTGAGAGTGATTCTATGTTTGGAGTGATTAAGTGGGATCCAACAACCAAAAGTATGGCTAACGTTGGATGTTGCGCACAAATTTTAAAACATCAAACTGCCGAGGATGGGAGAAGTAATATTATCACTCTTGGCCAACAAAGATTTCAAGTCTTAGAAATTACCCGTTCAACTCCATTTTGTTCTGCAATGGTTAGTTGGATTAGTGATGATAATATTGATGACTTTCAAAAATTAGATTCTCTAAAAGATTCAGTTAAAGAAGCACTTAGTGATGTTATTAATTTAACGAGTAAATTGACTAATACAAATAAAAATCTACCTGATAAATTACCTGAAAACCCAATGGATTTATCATTTTGGATAGGAGCTCATTTGGGAGGCCCTGTTGCGGAAGAACAGCAAAGACTTCTTGAAGAGAGAAATACTTATACCCGTCTGCAAAGAGAATATGAAATGCTTGATCATACAAGAAAACAACTTGCAGCAAGAACAGCATTGAAAGAGAGTTTTCCAGATATAAAAGAAAATTAA
- the rpsJ gene encoding 30S ribosomal protein S10 has product MTASIAQQKIRIRLKAFDRRMLDLSCDKIIQTADTTSASAIGPIPLPTKRKIYCVLRSPHVDKDSREHFETRTHRRIIDIYSPSAKTIDALMKLDLPSGVDIEVKL; this is encoded by the coding sequence ATGACTGCTTCAATTGCACAACAAAAAATAAGAATAAGACTCAAAGCATTTGATAGAAGAATGCTCGATTTATCTTGCGACAAAATAATCCAAACTGCTGATACTACCTCTGCCTCAGCAATAGGTCCAATACCTTTACCTACAAAAAGGAAGATTTATTGTGTATTAAGATCACCACATGTCGATAAAGATTCTAGAGAGCATTTTGAAACAAGAACACATAGAAGGATAATAGATATTTACAGTCCTTCTGCAAAAACTATTGATGCTTTAATGAAACTAGATCTCCCTAGTGGTGTAGATATAGAAGTTAAACTTTAA